A genomic segment from Thermotoga neapolitana DSM 4359 encodes:
- a CDS encoding D-ribose ABC transporter substrate-binding protein, protein MKKSLFVVLVLVGLLLVSFTGLAQEQQKPKGKMAIVISTLNNPWFVVLAETAKQRAEQLGYEATIFDSQNDTAKESAHFDAIIAAGYDAIIFNPTDADGSIANVKRAKEAGIPVFCVDRGINARGLAVAQIYSDNYYGGVLMGEYFVKFLKEKYPDAKEIPYAELLGILSAQPTWDRSNGFHSVVDQYPEFKMVAQQSAEFDRDTAYKVTEQILQAHPEIKAIWCGNDAMALGAMKACEAAGRTDIYIFGFDGAEDVINAIKEGKQIVATIMQFPKLMARLAVEWADQYLRGERSFPEIVPVTVELVTRENIDKYTAYGRKEE, encoded by the coding sequence GAACAGCAGAAACCAAAAGGAAAGATGGCTATTGTGATCTCCACACTTAACAATCCATGGTTTGTTGTCCTCGCTGAAACAGCGAAGCAAAGAGCAGAACAACTCGGCTATGAAGCTACTATCTTTGATTCTCAGAATGACACAGCTAAGGAGTCGGCTCACTTCGATGCGATCATAGCTGCCGGATATGATGCCATCATCTTCAATCCCACCGATGCGGATGGATCGATAGCAAACGTGAAGAGAGCGAAAGAAGCAGGCATACCTGTCTTCTGTGTAGACAGGGGAATTAACGCAAGAGGACTGGCGGTAGCACAAATTTATTCAGATAACTACTATGGTGGTGTGCTTATGGGTGAATACTTTGTAAAGTTCCTCAAAGAGAAATATCCAGATGCAAAAGAAATCCCATATGCGGAGCTTCTCGGAATACTCAGTGCACAACCCACCTGGGATAGATCAAATGGATTCCACAGCGTTGTAGATCAATATCCCGAGTTCAAGATGGTGGCACAGCAATCCGCAGAATTTGACAGAGACACAGCTTACAAAGTCACAGAACAGATTCTCCAGGCACATCCTGAAATTAAAGCCATATGGTGCGGAAACGATGCTATGGCACTCGGTGCTATGAAAGCATGTGAAGCTGCAGGAAGAACCGATATCTACATTTTTGGATTCGATGGAGCAGAAGACGTGATAAATGCCATCAAAGAAGGAAAGCAGATCGTAGCAACTATCATGCAATTCCCGAAACTTATGGCAAGATTGGCAGTTGAATGGGCTGACCAGTACCTCAGAGGTGAAAGAAGCTTCCCGGAGATTGTACCTGTCACTGTTGAGCTGGTGACAAGAGAAAACATCGATAAGTACACTGCTTACGGCAGAAAAGAAGAATAA
- a CDS encoding DUF2291 domain-containing protein — MKSKLTKRKVISMIVVFFILLLIYLSCDVIPIEEMEKGFDPKRYARELWFKLQDMMNEGLGYDAVEVLNTLDENPELAHQKFAKVVGVSNYRYYIIQGVGEIVEIKDDGILVKVRENRKVPDLFLSNHIFGNGIVNATGIAKMEDFDRIIDFNLTATELNKIVKEEVVNSFLKQLSKGAGSVGSLVRFIAVFTLLKDEEIKYPIEAIPLYLEIQGGF; from the coding sequence TTGAAATCGAAGTTAACTAAAAGAAAAGTTATTTCCATGATTGTTGTCTTCTTTATCTTACTTCTGATCTATCTTTCGTGTGATGTCATTCCTATAGAAGAAATGGAGAAAGGCTTCGATCCCAAAAGATACGCCAGAGAATTATGGTTCAAGCTCCAAGACATGATGAACGAGGGACTTGGTTATGATGCGGTGGAAGTTTTAAATACATTGGACGAAAATCCTGAACTTGCTCATCAAAAGTTTGCTAAGGTAGTTGGCGTTTCAAATTACAGATATTACATCATACAGGGTGTAGGAGAAATTGTTGAAATAAAAGACGATGGAATACTCGTTAAAGTCAGAGAAAACCGCAAAGTTCCAGATTTGTTTCTAAGTAATCACATTTTTGGCAATGGAATAGTCAACGCTACTGGTATTGCAAAAATGGAAGATTTTGATAGAATCATTGATTTCAACCTCACTGCCACGGAGCTGAACAAAATAGTGAAAGAAGAGGTGGTCAATTCTTTCTTAAAACAACTCTCGAAAGGAGCAGGCAGCGTGGGTTCTCTTGTTAGATTCATAGCCGTTTTTACTCTACTCAAAGATGAAGAAATTAAGTATCCAATAGAAGCGATTCCGCTTTATCTGGAAATTCAGGGAGGTTTTTGA